The following are encoded together in the Sphaerodactylus townsendi isolate TG3544 linkage group LG14, MPM_Stown_v2.3, whole genome shotgun sequence genome:
- the LOC125443332 gene encoding E3 ubiquitin-protein ligase MARCHF8-like, with the protein MVSFLPIFISVEPVLQYSLTVCCAVSFHETGVGSSLPALSLPTGGPASVSASQRFSRASTTPSNRDICRICHCEGDEESPLITPCHCTGSLHFVHQSCLQQWIKSSATRCCELCKYEFIMETKVKPLREWEMLQMTTSERRKIMGSLTLNIIYITCVVWSLYVLIDRTAEEIKQRHSARILERPFWTKLVMMAVGFTGGLLFMYIQCKVHVQLWKRLKAYNREIYVQNCPETDKKSTFEKSGATEPNTENKDELGSFCAETNGLHDTECEDSRTDISHV; encoded by the exons ATGGTATCTTTTCTGCCCATCTTCATCAGTGTTGAGCCTGTTCTGCAGTATTCCTTGACTGTCTGTTGTGCAGTGAGCTTCCACGAGACGGGCGTTGGCTCTTCTCTCCCTGCCCTCAGCTTGCCG ACTGGTGGCCCCGCCTCTGTTTCTGCTTCTCAGCGCTTCTCTCGAGCATCTACGACACCATCCAATCGGGACATCTGTAG GATATGCCATTGTGAAGGAGATGAGGAGAGCCCTCTCATCACTCCGTGCCACTGCACAGGGAGCCTTCACTTCGTGCATCAGTCGTGTCTGCAGCAATGGATCAAGAGCTCGGCTACCCGGTGCTGCGAACTCTGCAAATACGAATTTATCATGGAAACCAAAGTGAAACCTTTACGAGAA TGGGAGATGCTGCAGATGACAACCAGTGAGCGGAGGAAGATCATGGGCTCTTTGACTTTAAATATAATTTATATCACTTGTGTGGTGTGGTCACTGTATGTCCTTATAGACCGGACCGCTGAAGAGATTAAACAAAGGCATTCTGCTA GGATTCTTGAGAGGCCATTTTGGACTAAACTGGTGATGATGGCTGTTGGTTTCACTGGAGGACTTCTGTTCATGTACATTCAGTGCAAAGTCCATGTACAGCTGTGGAAAAGGCTTAAGGCTTATAACCGTGAAATATATGTACAGAACTGTCCAGAAACTGACAAAAAGAGCACATTTGAAAAATCTGGAGCAACTGAGCCAAACACTGAAAACAAAGATGAGCTTGGGAGTTTCTGTGCCGAGACAAACGGTTTGCATGACACAGAATGTGAAGACTCTAGAACAGATATTTCCCATGTCTGA